Below is a window of Vanacampus margaritifer isolate UIUO_Vmar chromosome 11, RoL_Vmar_1.0, whole genome shotgun sequence DNA.
GCCATTGCTTCGTCCACAACTAAATGTACCGAACATGCTCGCTCGCCATCGCTAAATACTGTTGCTCGCTACATGAATATCATGTGTGACTTCGAAGCAGACAAAGAAGATGAGGAGAGTCCTGCCATAGCCCAAAACATGGAAACGCCGATGGATACGATGCAAGGCTGCCAGGACGCGGTGATAACGAGCAGGTGGGCAGTGGCAAGCGtgtttatgcacttttttttccaagcatCTGTTTTTATTGAATTACAAAGACTCGAGTACACAAAAAGCAAATGCGTGTACAGTTAACACACAGCAGCGCCACCATGACGGCAATTGTCAACAAGCGCCTCCTGCTTTGACATCAGCATGAGAACGGCGACTTCTCGGGTTACACTGGCAGAATTGTCCGCGGCCACCTGTCACTGTGTCCAGAGGACAACCTGTTCTCCCCAAACAGGTTCGAAACAGAAAGACGGGGAGTGAGTCGGGGGAATGAATCAGCCTCATTGTCTTTTACATGAAGCCTCACTTTTGGATGAAGTCCAAGTTATCCAAGAAGACAAAAAGTTCTTTGAAACGGTTTCTATTTTCTTGACATAGAAATAGTGTCTTTCGTCATCACCACATGTTTTCCATCAGAAGTCATGTACAGTATCAATCCGGTTCTAAACACGGATCACGATGTCAACTCACATCTGTGTCCACATCACCTTTTTCAGGGCAACTTTGCCGAGCTTAGGCAAAAACTACAGGCGCCGGAGCCATTTGTTTCCTGTTCCTTCTCCAGGACGACTGGCTCAGAGAAGCAACCACCTGCCCGAACCCCCAACACACAGGTACAGGACACAGTGGAAACGAGGGAACAGGGATAGACTAGCTCTTGTAACTTGGTGGTTTGGACTCGTTTTCTGGACTTGAGAAGGTCTTAACTAAAGACAAATACGAATGCAAACAACTAGGTTTACTTTCAGACTATTATTAGTTTGAACAGTTGGCAAATCCACAGCCTCTAATTCTTTGTTTCTAGCCAATGAGATCTTCTCTGTCCTTGTATCTCTGCCCCCCAACCCCCATGTGTCTTTAGAATCATTGGTTTTGATTGGTCTCTGATCCTGCTCATTGTTCGGACTTAAACACACTAGTTTAGTTTCCTTTTGATTGCCAACCCATCCTGTTTAATCAGTAAAGTATTCAATAAGGTGTTGGGGGCATCTTACTTCCTCCTGAATGTTGAACATACATAGAGAGACAAGTTGTAATCACAAAGTCTCCAGTAAAGTTCGTCATCAAAATGAAAACCAGGGAAAAGAATTTCCAGTTTGCCAGCAAATGAGTGTTGTTGGCAGATGACCACTCGTTGACAGGAAGGGATTTGGATATTAGCATCTCTGGGGGGAATTTCGATTTGTAAAGGGCAAGACTTGCATACCTGCGCTCTGCAATCCCTCAGATGGTCAAGCAGCAATAACCAGCATTCATACAAAACATGCGCTCAGGACCGTCAAGCTAGCACGACACGGAGACAAAACGTCAATTCAACTCCAATTCTTGTGTCCCTCACAGGCAGAGAACAAGAAGTGTGCTCAACGCATCTCCGTCCTCCTTTGGCCTGCTCTCCTTAGCAGAACCGAACAAGCTCAGCCAATCAGCTCCAAGCATATTGGAACCACGACTGCGTGCCGACTATGTGCTTCAAGCCCGGGCGCACATTCAAACACGTATGGACAACATACAAGatattttgttgttgggttttCTAATTAGGTCTCAAAAATGTACATCATGAATTGTAATTCGTAAAATATCGTGTGTATGCAGGACTGGGCTCTCACGAAGCAATCAGTCAACTAAAGGTGGGGTTCAAACAGCAACTGGCCATTTGCCATATTGTAGCCACTGACCCGAATTGTTGTTGATATATTCTCTGACATTACACCAGGGTCCCACACTGGCTCTGCAACCAGCTTCGCCTCTCCGGACACCCAAGCAGCTGGCCCCACTGGACCTCAGGCTACGAGACAACTCGACTGCAATAGTGCTGAAGCACAGTGTTCCCTTGAAGCCCATCAGCAAGAGCCCAATTTCTAGGACCCACATTGGGCGGAGATTTTCATGGGGCACCCCACGTACCAGGTCGCTCCCCACAAGGGGTGGCAGTGAAGACAGCGGGTCCAGCACCAGCAGCCGGAGTTCTACTGATCTGGAAGATGAGGATTGCGAAAGGGAAGACGTTCACTTGATGTTCGCTGAGGCCGAGCATCCTGAAGACAGCGAGTTCTTTAATGGCAAGATGGAGCCCAGTTTAAAAGCTCCGTCGCAAAGCGGTTTCATTTCAGCGAGCCACAAGTCAACCAGCACAGACCTGCAGAGAACAGAGCCTGTGAGCTGTCAGACTTTGAGAAATTGCAACCACGCAACGCAGGATTACAGTTTGACCCCAAGCGGAGACACAGTGAAACACAAAACAGCAATCTCAACAAAGTGTAGCAATAACGGCTGCACTACGACTGATAAGCAAGCAAATACAACAATTAAGGGTTACTTAGCTAATGATCCAGCAACTGCAAAAGATTCCAAGATAGATGAGGTTGTTTCTTGTAAAACAGAGGGCGGTAAGTTAAATCATGTCTCTGCTTTTCTACAAAGCCCATTAAAATGTCCAATTAACAACCAATGTACGGGTCTCAAGCCAGCAAAATCGAAGAAAGCATTAAAGCCTGCCCAAAGCGCGGCAAAAGAATCCAGTCCAAACTGTGAACTGAGGACAAACCTTGGACACAAAGACATACATGTCTTTACCCCGAACAAGACCCCTAAAAAACTCTCTCCGTCCAATCAATCCAGAGATAATACTGGAAGAAGCCCTGAACAAATTGTGACTGAACAGGTTAGGGAGTCTTTGGTTAACTCCAAATCGGTTAAGGTTAGTAGAACCTCTAACAACTCCTTACCAAGGAAGAGGGGTACTGTTAGTGCACACAGCAGAAAGGCAAATCCGGACAAGTTGTGCACGAACCAAACGCCAAAGTGCCCAACAGCCAGAGAACCCAAAAGTGCACGGCAGCTAAACGGTCCAGATGTCGCTCGGATACGAAGATCAAAATCTGCGGTGGACTTCATCACATaccaagacatgtttacaacgATTCAAAGTGAGAGTGAAGGACCTGCTATTTACGAGATGTTTGCTGGTCCCGTCTACGATAATCTTCGAAATCCAGCCGGCGCTGACGACAAACACTTGCGGTCTGCCCTTTCCAGGAAGTCGCAAGAAAAACGTACAGTCAAATCCAGACCCTGGAAACGAGTGCAGACGAGGATAAGGAGAAGCCCAACAGGGACGGCGCCGGTTGCAACTAAAGGCAAAGCAAAACTCGCATTCTCACGGACAAAAGCTCGCCTCACACATGCAACAAAGCCGGCACACAAAAGGAACAGCAGTAAACCTGAGACGACAGTCGTTTTTGTGAATGACGGTGTGATATGTAATAACACTCGAGAAAAGATTGATGATCCAACATCATCTAGCATAGAAGAAGATATTTCTGTACTGAAGCCTGAAACTCTAAAAACGGATGAAAAATCTGCGCGCTTTACATGTAGAACTATGGAAGAAAGAACTTTAAATTCAGCAGATATCAGAAATCTGCCAGTGCTGAGAAATCAAATGACTCCCGAGTCatcaaaaaacaaccaaatgccAACAAATGAAACAGAGAAATCTTGTCACAGTAGTGAGCTACCTGTTACGTCGCCAGTTTATCAGAAGTTTGTGAATGGTGTGGGGGAGGGGCCACTTACAGATGACTTGCTGCAATGTCTGGCTGAAGAGTTGATCTCACTGGATGAGAAAGATATTACGACTAGCCCACGTGCCCCAAACCTGGACCTGGAGAACAAAAACGGAGACAATCGCATCTTAGAAAGCAACGCTTACTCTGGGGTAAATCTCAACATAAATACATGACCAGCAAATGAACTcagatttggacatttaaaatctttCTTTTAATTCAGGTTATGTTAACGGACTTGACAGCCTTGCATGGTTCCGGGTTAGGTGATGCTATTTCGTGGACTAAGGGTGAAGTCCTTGGCCGTGGAGCCTACGGGACAGTAAGTCTATCAAGTCCTATTTCCACCTCTGCCTAGGTTCAGATCGGGGGTAGGCAACCCTGGTCCTGGGGggtttagatgtctccctcctctaACACAGGTGAGGATTGTTATTAGGCTTCTCCAGAACTTGCTGATCACATCTAAAACACGCACGACTCTCAAGGACCAGGGTCGCCTACCCCTTGTTTAGACCTTGTCCCAACTTCCCAAGTGCTAAATTAATGAACCTGGTCTTGGGGCAGACCATGCAATACTTCCCTTTGAATCTTAAAGATTTTGGTCGAGTTGGATTATCGTCATGTGAAAGAGCATGACGGTAGATGAAACTCTTTCTCAAGAGTGGAAGCTGGTACGACCGTATGCCCAAGAACCTTTGTCCATGATGCATATGAAACATTGTCTTTCTTACCAGGTATCCTGCGGCTTGACCAACCAAGGCCAGTTAATAGCTGTGAAGCAGGTGACTCTGGATACCTCCGACCCAGAGACCGCAAGGAGAGAATATAGTCGTCTTCAAGGGGAAGTCGAGCTGCTTAAAACCCTGAGCCACGCCAATATTGTGGGTTTCCTCGGGACCTCCCTTTACCAGCACATGGTTTCCATCTTCATGGAGTACATCCCAGGGGGATCCATTGCGAGCGTTCTACACAGGTCAAATACTGgagcacacaaacaagaaaaccAAGGTCTTGGTCTTTCTCACATCATGAACTTTTTCTCCTTGGCTCAGATTTGGTCCACTGCCAGAGCGTGTTTTGGCATTGTACACCTGCCAGATCCTGGAAGGGGTGGCATACCTTCACCAAAACCGCGTCATTCACCGTGACTTGAAGGGAAACAACGTCATGTTGATGCCCACCGGGGTCATCAAGCTCATAGACTTTGGTTGCGCACGCCGCATCAGCCGCGTAAGCCACGCCAGCAGCGGGGATCTGCTCAAGTCGGTTCATGGTACACCTTACTGGATGGCTCCAGAGGTagtgaagtaaatattctgtttcaatttaattataactgttttgatttagttataactatttagaattggacaaaattgctttgatttactcagtatagttttgtgtgagaattcaaatgatgtgagggggttgattttctctttgttctctcctgaGAACATATGGTGGGGGCAAGCAAAAGTGTAAATTAGACCCCTTTGTTTATAAGACGGCTCCTCAAGAGTCTCTCagtctcttctgtaaacaacgTAAACCCTTATCTGATTATCTGTGTTCCATCATGTGACTACGAGCGGGAAGAAAAGGAGGGGGGCAGTTggtcaactgtattgagatatcatgtgactctgggagggaCTTTtgtaggacaaaggatattacccACAAGCGGAGCGGGAAACTACACAGTTGAGAATCAAAGATGGCGCGAGTGGCGGCTATTCTCCTCTGTCCAtaaatttgtgtaataaaatccttaggtaatgcctgaattcactgatctcattgtatgttttgataatcaacatcatgaacacggaAGAGTAAGTATTCATCTTAATACAGTAGTCAAAGTAGACAGTGTTTAACTTAAGTACTACtggattaaaataataacaccAAGTCATGTCACACTCCACAGGTGATCACAGAGACAGGATATGGCAGAAAATCGGATATATGGAGTGTGGGTTGCACCGTCTTTGAAATGGCCACAGGGAAACCCCCACTAGCACACATGAGCAAGATCGCTGCCTTGTTCTATATTGGAGCCAAAAGAGGATTGATGCCATCGTTGCCAGAGGGATTCTCAAACGGTGCCAAAGACTTTGTCAACATTTGCTTGACGAGGTGAGAAATTTCATTATTCCACATGTAGTAGAACATTTGATGAACATTAATCATCTGTGAGTTGTATTTCCTCTAGTGACCAGAGATTGCGGCCATCTGCGGACCAACTGCTCCAACATTCGTTTCTTCCAAGGAACAAGACTCCGTTTGCAAAGAGAAATCACTTCTGTGGTCATCCAGATGGACTTTGTGGTTAACAAGCTTCAGTTTATGATAGGTTTTTCGTTtggtaggattttttttgtgtggttatGGAGGAAGGCAGAGCTGGAAAATTACACTTTCACAACAGAGTAAACAGCACTTTAATGTATCATACAAGAATAGAACTGCACAATCTGCTTTTGTATAAAGCAGTTGGTGCCAATTGtgaaatttgtaatcaaacacGGTGGAGTTTCACAGATGGTTGATAAGATTCATAATTTGCTTTGGGATGAACCGCAAGAAGATTCCCATGTGAGCGCTCAGAGAACATTTGTGGGTGACAGCTATACTCCGTTGCATACCcaattgtttataaaaatcgattgtttctttgctgtttgtttCAAATACTGAATATATATTAGCATtactcaaattaaaataaaataaaaactttaatgaCTTGAATGAAAGTCTCATTTTCATGAATCAATTGACAGAAGACTTGTTTCATGGCAACAATCAGGAACAGAATTTAATGTCAAAAACTAATGTGACGACAACGGTCGTAAATGTACCAAACGGATTATGGACGACAATTCTAACAATTTTGTCCACAGAAAAATggtttgaccaaaaaaaaagaaagaaaaacaaa
It encodes the following:
- the map3k19 gene encoding uncharacterized protein map3k19, which gives rise to METPMDTMQGCQDAVITSRATLPSLGKNYRRRSHLFPVPSPGRLAQRSNHLPEPPTHRQRTRSVLNASPSSFGLLSLAEPNKLSQSAPSILEPRLRADYVLQARAHIQTRLGSHEAISQLKGPTLALQPASPLRTPKQLAPLDLRLRDNSTAIVLKHSVPLKPISKSPISRTHIGRRFSWGTPRTRSLPTRGGSEDSGSSTSSRSSTDLEDEDCEREDVHLMFAEAEHPEDSEFFNGKMEPSLKAPSQSGFISASHKSTSTDLQRTEPVSCQTLRNCNHATQDYSLTPSGDTVKHKTAISTKCSNNGCTTTDKQANTTIKGYLANDPATAKDSKIDEVVSCKTEGGKLNHVSAFLQSPLKCPINNQCTGLKPAKSKKALKPAQSAAKESSPNCELRTNLGHKDIHVFTPNKTPKKLSPSNQSRDNTGRSPEQIVTEQVRESLVNSKSVKVSRTSNNSLPRKRGTVSAHSRKANPDKLCTNQTPKCPTAREPKSARQLNGPDVARIRRSKSAVDFITYQDMFTTIQSESEGPAIYEMFAGPVYDNLRNPAGADDKHLRSALSRKSQEKRTVKSRPWKRVQTRIRRSPTGTAPVATKGKAKLAFSRTKARLTHATKPAHKRNSSKPETTVVFVNDGVICNNTREKIDDPTSSSIEEDISVLKPETLKTDEKSARFTCRTMEERTLNSADIRNLPVLRNQMTPESSKNNQMPTNETEKSCHSSELPVTSPVYQKFVNGVGEGPLTDDLLQCLAEELISLDEKDITTSPRAPNLDLENKNGDNRILESNAYSGVMLTDLTALHGSGLGDAISWTKGEVLGRGAYGTVSCGLTNQGQLIAVKQVTLDTSDPETARREYSRLQGEVELLKTLSHANIVGFLGTSLYQHMVSIFMEYIPGGSIASVLHRFGPLPERVLALYTCQILEGVAYLHQNRVIHRDLKGNNVMLMPTGVIKLIDFGCARRISRVSHASSGDLLKSVHGTPYWMAPEVITETGYGRKSDIWSVGCTVFEMATGKPPLAHMSKIAALFYIGAKRGLMPSLPEGFSNGAKDFVNICLTSDQRLRPSADQLLQHSFLPRNKTPFAKRNHFCGHPDGLCG